The Haloferax volcanii DS2 DNA segment GACGGACGCATCAGAAATTCGCTTTTGGACGTTTCGCTGGGCGTTCAGGCGAAGCAGTACGGCTCAAGCAACACGGTCGGTTCGCCCGAAATACAGCGATTTCAGGGGGCGCTGGCCGACACGGGATGTGACACCGGGACGGTCATCACGGCGAGTTCGTTCACCACACCAGCCGTCGAAAGCGCCGAACGAGCTGGGATTCACTTGGTGAACGGTTCCGAACTGTTCGACTCGATGATCAACCTTCGCGTCGGCGTTCGCCGGCAGAGTACTCGGTTCGAACCCGACGAAGAGTTCTGGAGCCTGTTCGGAGAGCCCGGTGAGGCGGGCGTGATACCATCTAAGCGAGTCCCACTCGCCAACTCGTTCGAAACCCTCGACGCTGTTCTCTCGGCTATCGGCGACACCCGCGGCGAGAAAGACGATATCGTCGAGTCCGCGGGCGCGTCGCCCCGTCACGCGGACCTGTACGCGATTGCGGGCTGGGTTCTCGGGTTCGTTCACCAAGAGTGGCCGGACGAGGAATCCCACAGACAGCGCCGCTGGTCGCTCACCCGAAGCGGCGCTCGGTACGTCGCCTATCGAGCGGCGGGCCTCGACGACGAGGCCGAAATCCTCCTTCTCGACGGGATTCGAAACGCAGAGATAATCGAACGGCTCGTAAACTCGCTCTCTGAGTCGGGGTCACTCGGACACAGTGATCTCGTTGACTTCGTCGCATCTGAGTCGGAGCTATCGCGGAGTAGCGCGAAACGCCGGGGCAGTTCGGTCGGCATTTGGCTCGCCCGACTCCCCGAAGTCTCGGTCGAAAACGGACGCGAAAAACGATACGTTTGGAACGGGAGTTAATCCGCCGCCGTCTGCCACTTCCGAACCGTATCCGCACCAACGCCTTCGACTTTCGCCGCGATGTCGTCGGGTTCGGACGCCTTCAGCGTCTTCACGTCCTCGATGCCGGCGTCCTTCAGCTTCTCGGCGGTCTTCGCGCCGATGCCGTTGATGCTCTCTAACTCGGAACCGCCCTCGCCGTTCTGCTGGGCTTGGTACTCGCGGTAGTTGCAGATGGGACAGCCGAGTTCCCACGGCTCGCGGTCGCCCTCGTACGTAATCCGGAGTTCGGGCAGGTCGTGTTCCTCGCAGGACTCGTCCGTCACCTCGATGTCGCCGCGACGGGGTAGCGGCAGCGAGTAGTCGCAGTCGGGGTAGCGGGTACAGCCGACGAGCCGGGAGCCGGAGCGGAGGCGCTTGATGGCGAGTTCGCCGTCGTGTTCTTCGCCGCACTCGGGACACGTCCCGATGACGAGGTCGTCTTCCTCGTCGGCCTCCTCGGCCTTACAGAGCGGACAGCCGTGGACGAACGTCTTGCGCCCGGCGAGCATCTTGATGTGGTGGAGGTCGTGGTCCTCGCAGGACTCTTCCATGATGAGCGGCTTCCCCGTGGAAGGAAGCGGCAGCGTGTAAGTGCAGTCTGGGTAGGAGTCACAGCCGATGAAGTACGAGCCGCGACGGCTCTTTCTGACGACGAGGTCGCCGCCGCAGTCCGGGCAGGTGCCGACCGTCTTGTCGGCCTTCAGCGAGTCTTGGAGCTGCTTACCGAGTTCCTCGCGGGACTCCATCAGCCCCTCGAACACCTCTCCGAG contains these protein-coding regions:
- a CDS encoding restriction endonuclease, encoding MDAAAATEYVESRAMTLSPEEFELLCESVLSESLPSARFSVTAFRQDGGIDIDGRIRNSLLDVSLGVQAKQYGSSNTVGSPEIQRFQGALADTGCDTGTVITASSFTTPAVESAERAGIHLVNGSELFDSMINLRVGVRRQSTRFEPDEEFWSLFGEPGEAGVIPSKRVPLANSFETLDAVLSAIGDTRGEKDDIVESAGASPRHADLYAIAGWVLGFVHQEWPDEESHRQRRWSLTRSGARYVAYRAAGLDDEAEILLLDGIRNAEIIERLVNSLSESGSLGHSDLVDFVASESELSRSSAKRRGSSVGIWLARLPEVSVENGREKRYVWNGS